In a single window of the Frondihabitans peucedani genome:
- the tmk gene encoding dTMP kinase, giving the protein MAGLFITLEGGDGVGKSTQAALLETWLTESGHGVVRTREPGGTELGDEIRSMVLHRRGHIAPRAEALLYAADRAHHVSTLVRPALERGEIVLQDRYLDSSVAYQGAGRVLVAAEIRALSLWAAEGLLPDLTILLDLDEEASRARLDRSRTEYDRLEAEASEFHARVRAAFLDLAADEPERFLVVDAGLPVDEIAGLIRERVRAKLA; this is encoded by the coding sequence GTGGCAGGCCTCTTCATCACTCTCGAGGGGGGAGACGGCGTCGGCAAGTCGACGCAGGCCGCCCTCCTCGAGACCTGGCTGACCGAGTCCGGGCACGGAGTGGTCCGCACCCGCGAGCCCGGCGGCACGGAGCTCGGCGACGAGATCCGCTCGATGGTGCTCCACCGCCGCGGCCACATCGCGCCCCGGGCAGAGGCCCTGCTCTACGCCGCCGACCGCGCGCACCACGTCTCGACGCTCGTCCGCCCCGCCCTCGAGCGGGGCGAGATCGTCCTCCAGGACCGCTATCTCGACTCGTCGGTGGCCTACCAGGGAGCCGGGCGGGTGCTCGTCGCCGCCGAGATCCGCGCACTGTCGCTCTGGGCGGCCGAGGGCCTGCTGCCCGATCTCACGATCCTGCTCGACCTCGACGAAGAAGCCAGCCGGGCCCGCCTCGACCGCTCGCGGACGGAGTACGACCGGCTCGAGGCCGAGGCGTCCGAGTTCCACGCGAGGGTGCGGGCCGCGTTCCTCGACCTCGCGGCAGACGAGCCCGAGCGCTTCCTGGTCGTCGACGCGGGCCTCCCCGTCGACGAGATCGCCGGCCTGATCCGCGAGCGGGTCCGAGCTAAGCTGGCCTGA
- a CDS encoding DNA polymerase III subunit delta', whose product MGVWDHLTGQADAIRSLRAAASTAAGNTAMSHSWLITGPPGSGRSNLAYAFAAALLSRGPEDEDATVRQVQARTHPDLAVLSTEMVIIKMDEVRELVKASQFSPSVGRYRVVVIEDADRMTERTSNVLLKALEEPPPRTVWILCAPSEADLIPTIRSRVRSVRLRVPSVGDVAELLRERDGVDAETAVVAAREAQSHIGMAHRLATDPDARARRRQTLETALAIRSVSDAVIAAATLLAVAGEDAKAITLERDAEERESALRSLGIAPGGTVPPALRAQLRALEDDQKRRATRSLRDGIDRILVDLLSLYRDILLLQLGVSEEPINQSIRSELDQAASAATSATTLRVMDAISTARTRIDGNVAPALALEAMLIAVSRHPVR is encoded by the coding sequence ATGGGCGTCTGGGATCACCTCACCGGGCAGGCCGACGCGATCCGCTCGCTCCGCGCCGCCGCCAGCACGGCCGCGGGCAACACCGCGATGTCGCACTCCTGGCTGATCACCGGCCCGCCCGGATCAGGGCGGTCCAACCTCGCCTACGCGTTCGCCGCGGCGCTCCTCTCGCGCGGCCCCGAAGACGAAGACGCCACCGTCCGGCAGGTGCAGGCCCGCACGCACCCCGACCTCGCCGTCCTGAGCACCGAGATGGTCATCATCAAGATGGACGAGGTCCGCGAGCTCGTGAAGGCCTCGCAGTTCTCGCCGTCCGTCGGCCGCTACCGGGTCGTGGTCATCGAAGACGCCGACCGGATGACCGAGCGCACCTCCAACGTCCTGCTCAAGGCCCTCGAAGAGCCCCCGCCACGGACCGTCTGGATCCTGTGCGCCCCCAGCGAGGCCGACCTCATCCCCACGATCCGCTCGCGCGTCCGCAGCGTCCGCCTCCGCGTGCCCTCGGTCGGCGACGTCGCCGAGCTGCTGCGCGAGCGCGACGGTGTCGACGCCGAGACCGCGGTCGTCGCAGCCCGAGAGGCCCAAAGCCACATCGGCATGGCGCACCGCCTGGCGACCGACCCCGACGCCCGTGCGCGGAGGCGCCAGACGCTCGAGACCGCCCTGGCCATCCGGTCTGTCTCCGACGCCGTCATCGCCGCGGCGACACTCCTCGCTGTCGCCGGCGAGGACGCCAAGGCGATCACCCTCGAACGCGACGCCGAAGAACGCGAGAGCGCCCTCCGATCCCTCGGCATCGCACCCGGCGGCACCGTCCCGCCGGCCCTCCGCGCGCAGCTCCGCGCCCTCGAGGACGACCAGAAGCGGCGCGCCACCCGGAGCCTCCGCGACGGGATCGACCGCATCCTGGTCGACCTGCTCTCGCTGTACCGCGACATCCTGCTGCTCCAGCTCGGCGTCAGCGAAGAGCCGATCAACCAGAGCATCCGCAGCGAGCTCGACCAGGCGGCCTCCGCGGCCACATCGGCGACGACGCTGCGCGTGATGGACGCCATCAGCACGGCCCGCACGCGCATCGACGGCAACGTGGCACCCGCCCTCGCACTCGAGGCGATGTTGATCGCAGTCAGCCGCCACCCCGTCCGGTAA
- a CDS encoding D-alanyl-D-alanine carboxypeptidase/D-alanyl-D-alanine-endopeptidase gives MTSDDQAPAGGSGSRVPAILRAHPRAAAITGGALALVLFGGGAVAAGAATGRADAASVQPVASVSASTPASPSASPRSSKSPSPKPTAAARAVPSAIPSASPLRTCSVAAAAADSRLGSFEGTVVDSATGATLFDRNGQTPARTGSVMKTLTTATALSVLGPDYRFTTKVVGDKGDIALVGGGDATLSATPVGAESLYTGAPKLATLAAQVKAKLGTTKLTSIDLDDTYWNDTDRWDPSWPRTEQTIGYQPEVVALMVDGDRANPSLETSPRSTDPVGRAGDLFRKALVAAGVDGASNAPITKGAAKSATVLAQVQSQPVSTLIGQMIPNSDNTLAEMLARVSSKVSGKDGSAASLTSVYQAALAKTYGLNASAIKIVDGSGESANNGVPSAFEAQLMQKVLARSGSLGLLYDSLPVSGQTGTLASRFTGANAVARGAVHAKTGWIDSAYTLAGVIDAKDGTKLTFAFYAIGNVSGTAREALDTLSTAVYSCGANLSNQ, from the coding sequence ATGACTTCCGACGATCAGGCGCCGGCGGGCGGCTCCGGCTCCCGTGTTCCCGCCATCCTCCGCGCTCACCCGCGTGCCGCAGCGATCACCGGGGGCGCCCTCGCGCTGGTGCTCTTCGGGGGCGGCGCAGTCGCCGCCGGGGCAGCCACCGGCCGAGCCGACGCCGCCTCCGTGCAGCCGGTCGCCTCGGTGTCCGCGTCGACTCCCGCTTCGCCGTCGGCCTCGCCGCGCTCCTCGAAGTCGCCGTCCCCGAAGCCGACGGCGGCTGCCCGCGCCGTCCCCTCCGCCATCCCGAGCGCGAGTCCGCTGCGCACCTGCTCCGTCGCCGCCGCGGCCGCCGACTCCCGGCTCGGCTCCTTCGAGGGCACCGTCGTCGATTCGGCCACCGGTGCCACGCTCTTCGACCGCAACGGCCAGACGCCCGCCCGGACGGGCAGCGTCATGAAGACGCTGACCACCGCGACCGCGCTCTCGGTCCTGGGGCCCGACTACCGCTTCACCACGAAGGTCGTCGGCGACAAGGGTGACATCGCCCTCGTCGGAGGCGGCGACGCCACCCTCAGCGCGACGCCGGTCGGGGCCGAGAGCCTCTACACCGGCGCGCCGAAGCTCGCCACGCTCGCAGCTCAGGTGAAGGCCAAGCTCGGCACCACGAAGCTCACCAGCATCGACCTCGACGACACCTACTGGAACGACACCGACCGGTGGGACCCGTCCTGGCCCCGCACCGAGCAGACGATCGGCTACCAGCCCGAGGTCGTCGCGCTGATGGTCGACGGCGACCGCGCCAACCCCTCGCTCGAGACGAGCCCGCGCAGCACCGACCCGGTCGGCCGGGCCGGCGACCTCTTCCGGAAGGCGCTCGTGGCCGCCGGCGTCGACGGAGCCTCGAACGCCCCGATCACGAAGGGCGCCGCGAAGAGCGCCACCGTGCTCGCCCAGGTGCAGTCGCAGCCTGTCTCGACCCTCATCGGCCAGATGATCCCGAACAGCGACAACACGCTCGCCGAGATGCTGGCGCGCGTGTCGTCGAAGGTCTCGGGCAAAGACGGCTCGGCGGCCTCGCTCACGTCGGTGTACCAGGCGGCTCTCGCGAAGACCTACGGGCTGAACGCCTCCGCGATCAAGATCGTCGACGGCTCCGGCGAGAGCGCGAACAACGGCGTCCCGTCGGCGTTCGAGGCGCAGCTGATGCAGAAGGTCCTGGCTCGCAGCGGCTCGCTCGGCCTCCTCTACGACTCGCTGCCGGTGTCCGGACAGACGGGCACCCTGGCCTCGCGCTTCACCGGCGCGAACGCGGTCGCGCGCGGCGCCGTCCACGCCAAGACGGGCTGGATCGACAGCGCCTACACCCTCGCCGGCGTCATCGACGCAAAAGACGGCACCAAGCTCACCTTCGCCTTCTACGCCATCGGCAATGTCTCCGGCACCGCGCGCGAAGCCCTCGACACCCTCTCGACCGCCGTCTACTCCTGCGGCGCCAACCTCTCGAACCAGTGA
- a CDS encoding Gfo/Idh/MocA family oxidoreductase → MTLRWGVLGTGGIAETFVRDLQGADLTVTAVGSRSDETARAFAAKLGIPTAHGGYDALVADPGVDVVYVATPHVFHREQALLAIAAGKHVLVEKPFTVNAAEARDVFEAASRAGVVALEAMWTRFLPQNRRLREILRAGTIGELRLFAGTHGQSLPTDPRHRINDPALGGGALLDLGVYPVAFALDVLGAPTGVHASGVLSDQGVDARVAAVLEHDGGARSMISAALDLRQHNSARIDGTAGRIEIDDVFFSASGFTVFDADGRQTERYDSDEHGLRGMQHQAFELERIVAEGWGDDAPLTPDDTVAIATTMDEIRRQLGVRYPGEKA, encoded by the coding sequence ATGACACTGCGCTGGGGAGTCCTGGGCACCGGAGGCATCGCCGAGACGTTCGTCCGCGACCTCCAGGGCGCCGACCTGACCGTGACCGCCGTCGGCTCCCGGAGCGACGAGACCGCGCGCGCGTTCGCCGCGAAGCTGGGCATCCCGACCGCCCACGGCGGCTACGACGCGCTGGTCGCCGACCCGGGCGTCGACGTCGTCTACGTCGCCACCCCGCACGTGTTCCACCGGGAGCAGGCGCTCCTCGCGATCGCCGCGGGCAAGCACGTGCTCGTCGAGAAGCCGTTCACGGTGAACGCCGCCGAGGCGCGCGACGTGTTCGAGGCCGCGTCCCGAGCCGGGGTCGTGGCGCTCGAGGCCATGTGGACCAGGTTCCTGCCGCAGAATCGGCGACTGCGCGAGATCCTGCGCGCCGGCACCATCGGAGAGCTCCGCCTCTTCGCCGGCACGCACGGCCAGAGCCTCCCCACCGACCCGCGGCACCGCATCAACGACCCGGCCCTCGGCGGTGGCGCCCTGCTCGACCTCGGCGTCTACCCGGTGGCCTTCGCCCTCGACGTGCTCGGCGCGCCGACCGGCGTCCACGCGAGCGGGGTGCTCAGCGACCAGGGCGTCGACGCCCGGGTCGCAGCCGTCCTTGAGCACGACGGCGGAGCCCGGTCGATGATCTCGGCCGCCCTCGACCTCCGCCAGCACAACTCGGCCAGGATCGACGGGACGGCCGGCAGGATCGAGATCGACGACGTCTTCTTCTCGGCCAGCGGCTTCACGGTGTTCGACGCCGACGGGCGCCAGACCGAGCGGTACGACTCGGACGAGCACGGCCTCCGCGGCATGCAGCACCAGGCCTTCGAGCTCGAGCGGATCGTCGCCGAGGGCTGGGGCGACGACGCGCCGCTCACGCCCGACGACACGGTCGCGATCGCCACGACGATGGACGAGATCCGGCGGCAGCTCGGCGTCCGGTACCCGGGCGAGAAGGCGTAG
- a CDS encoding extracellular solute-binding protein, protein MILPSRRVPALVALAVVVALVATGCSGGSSGSASPAPSSTSTIARGSGTVTVLYAGSLVDLMEKTVGPAYDDTTGYTFQGQGAGSGALATMIKGKTVRADVFVSASPKVNQTLEGSANGGWVSWYAAFASSKLVIGINPRSSFAAELRSKPWYDVVGEKGFRLGSTDALTDPKGALSVTALESAAKSENRPELAAIAKSYDDVQPEESLVGRLQSGQLDAAFFYASEAKAAGIETIPLTGQDLKATYTVTRLKGAPNPKGADAFIEYLLGDAGRKALTGFGYDLQTPAAVTGTGVPKSLSGVLSR, encoded by the coding sequence ATGATCCTGCCCTCGCGCCGCGTTCCGGCCCTGGTCGCGCTCGCCGTGGTCGTCGCCCTGGTCGCCACCGGCTGTTCCGGCGGTTCGTCCGGCAGCGCTTCTCCGGCGCCGTCGTCGACGAGCACGATCGCGCGGGGGAGCGGTACTGTGACGGTGCTCTACGCCGGGTCGCTGGTCGACCTGATGGAGAAGACCGTCGGGCCGGCCTACGACGACACCACCGGCTACACGTTCCAGGGGCAGGGCGCAGGATCCGGGGCGCTCGCGACGATGATCAAGGGCAAGACAGTCAGGGCCGACGTCTTCGTCAGCGCCAGTCCGAAGGTGAACCAGACCCTCGAGGGCTCCGCGAACGGCGGCTGGGTCTCGTGGTACGCCGCCTTCGCCTCGTCGAAGCTCGTCATCGGCATCAACCCGAGGTCGTCGTTCGCGGCAGAGCTCCGCTCGAAGCCCTGGTACGACGTCGTCGGTGAGAAGGGCTTCCGACTCGGATCGACCGACGCGCTGACCGATCCCAAGGGCGCTCTCAGCGTCACGGCCCTCGAGAGCGCCGCGAAGAGCGAGAACAGGCCCGAGCTCGCGGCGATCGCGAAGTCGTACGACGACGTCCAGCCGGAGGAGTCGCTGGTCGGCCGTCTGCAGTCGGGCCAGCTCGACGCAGCGTTCTTCTACGCCTCGGAGGCGAAGGCGGCGGGCATCGAGACGATCCCGCTCACCGGTCAGGACCTGAAGGCGACCTACACGGTCACGAGGCTGAAGGGGGCGCCGAACCCGAAGGGCGCCGACGCCTTCATCGAGTACCTCCTCGGCGACGCCGGGCGGAAGGCCCTGACGGGGTTCGGCTACGACCTCCAGACGCCCGCCGCAGTGACGGGCACGGGCGTCCCGAAGAGCCTCTCCGGGGTGCTCAGCCGTTAG
- a CDS encoding glycoside hydrolase family 16 protein, whose translation MVSRRAFLGIVGATSVGVLAVVGGVFHDRVESVLGHVPDVLPDSEIPPVPEVPPTSDAPPVSDAMPSGAVVSNGTTWTPTLAEDFLRDAATGDVLTAYPAMNAYPGGRDTSGHGTYAPERVLSVHDSVLDFHLRTVDDRHLVASVLPDDYRPHLYGRVQLRYRASSARGYKFVGLFWPSSDRWNDGEIDWPEGDLDARTRPASAIVGSIGFWTRTMRFLPDREHFAPTDQTGFHVATTEWTPDAIRFYWDDDLIAEVNAGIPTTPMRVTLQAETWIGRGAPPEGAEGHIEIDWIVVYDRTA comes from the coding sequence GTGGTCAGTCGCCGCGCCTTCCTCGGCATCGTCGGGGCGACGTCCGTGGGTGTCCTCGCCGTCGTCGGCGGCGTCTTCCACGACCGGGTCGAGAGCGTCCTCGGCCACGTCCCCGACGTCCTGCCGGACTCCGAGATCCCGCCGGTCCCCGAGGTCCCGCCGACCTCCGACGCACCGCCCGTGAGCGACGCGATGCCCTCCGGGGCAGTCGTCAGCAACGGCACGACCTGGACCCCGACGCTGGCGGAGGACTTCCTGCGCGACGCGGCCACCGGCGACGTCCTGACCGCGTATCCGGCGATGAACGCCTACCCCGGCGGCCGCGACACCTCCGGGCACGGCACCTACGCGCCCGAGCGGGTGCTCTCCGTCCACGACTCCGTGCTCGACTTCCACCTCCGCACGGTCGACGACCGGCACCTGGTCGCCTCCGTCCTGCCCGACGACTACCGCCCGCACCTCTACGGTCGCGTGCAGCTGCGGTACCGGGCCTCGTCGGCCCGCGGCTACAAGTTCGTCGGGCTCTTCTGGCCGTCGTCCGATCGCTGGAACGACGGCGAGATCGACTGGCCCGAGGGCGACCTCGACGCGCGGACGCGCCCGGCCTCGGCGATCGTCGGCAGCATCGGCTTCTGGACCAGGACCATGCGCTTCCTGCCGGATCGCGAGCACTTCGCGCCGACGGATCAGACCGGGTTCCACGTGGCGACGACCGAGTGGACGCCCGACGCGATCCGCTTCTACTGGGACGACGACCTGATCGCCGAGGTGAACGCCGGCATCCCGACGACGCCGATGCGCGTGACGCTGCAGGCCGAGACCTGGATCGGCCGCGGTGCTCCTCCCGAAGGCGCCGAGGGGCACATCGAGATCGACTGGATCGTCGTCTACGACCGCACGGCCTGA
- a CDS encoding TetR/AcrR family transcriptional regulator — translation MTDDVSPPGLRERKRLATRRAIQVAVLRLVRQLGYDAVTVDMISREADVSARTFFNYFPSKEDAVVGDPPVLPEGDGLLPFVHGTGPGRILHDVVDLIETATEANITDRELVRARREVLRDHPELFARRTASMHDFEAALGDAVRRRLEHDRPERAQDPEQLTSDAQLMTLMIMAALRHGWAEWVEQRNESETVGATLRAHLDDSFGRAAALMSQEAPDIG, via the coding sequence ATGACCGACGACGTCTCCCCGCCCGGCCTCCGCGAACGCAAACGACTCGCCACCCGGCGCGCCATCCAGGTCGCAGTCCTGCGCCTCGTCCGACAGCTCGGCTACGACGCCGTGACCGTCGACATGATCAGCCGAGAAGCCGACGTCTCCGCCCGGACGTTCTTCAACTACTTCCCCTCCAAAGAAGACGCCGTCGTCGGCGACCCGCCCGTCCTGCCCGAGGGCGACGGCCTGCTGCCCTTCGTCCACGGCACCGGCCCCGGCAGGATCCTGCACGACGTCGTCGACCTCATCGAGACCGCAACCGAAGCCAACATCACCGACCGCGAACTCGTCCGCGCCCGCCGCGAAGTCCTCCGCGACCACCCCGAGCTGTTCGCCCGACGGACCGCCAGCATGCACGACTTCGAAGCAGCCCTCGGCGACGCCGTCCGCCGCCGCCTCGAGCACGACCGACCCGAACGGGCGCAGGATCCCGAGCAGCTCACCAGCGACGCCCAGCTGATGACCCTCATGATCATGGCCGCCCTCCGACACGGCTGGGCCGAGTGGGTCGAACAGCGGAACGAGAGCGAGACCGTCGGCGCCACCCTCCGCGCACACCTCGACGACAGCTTCGGCAGGGCCGCCGCGCTCATGTCACAGGAGGCTCCCGACATCGGGTAA
- a CDS encoding ribokinase yields the protein MSSRRIVVVGSANQDYLVRVPRAPEGGETTIARSLVKLPGGKGANQAIAAARLGGDVHFVGAVGRDDDGARILRSLQKDGVTIDDVRIVDQAPTGLALISVDDSGENAITVVSGANDTVTAERASAAAIRLGGADTLVVLQGELPLDVLEETARTCLAAGSRLILNLAPYREVAADVLAAADPLVLNEIEASQLLGEPVAGVDAALEAVGRLLTVSRSAVITLGAQGAVWAGSRDGEEAAHVPARETSDVVDTTGAGDAFVGALAFALASSADSAEPGQESGSASLGDAVTLGTRAGTFAIRGVGAQSSYARPADLGLGGGTGGAPSNP from the coding sequence GTGAGCAGCAGACGCATCGTGGTCGTCGGTTCGGCCAACCAGGACTACCTCGTCCGCGTTCCCCGCGCGCCCGAGGGCGGCGAGACGACGATCGCGCGGAGCCTCGTGAAACTCCCCGGCGGCAAGGGCGCCAACCAGGCGATCGCGGCGGCCCGACTCGGGGGCGACGTGCACTTCGTGGGCGCGGTCGGGCGGGACGACGACGGGGCCCGGATCCTGCGGTCCCTCCAGAAGGACGGCGTGACGATCGACGACGTGCGGATCGTCGACCAGGCTCCGACCGGCCTCGCGCTCATCTCGGTCGACGACTCGGGCGAGAACGCGATCACAGTCGTCTCGGGGGCAAACGACACCGTGACGGCCGAGAGGGCCAGCGCGGCCGCCATCCGTCTCGGAGGCGCCGACACGCTCGTCGTCCTGCAGGGGGAGCTGCCGCTCGACGTCCTCGAGGAGACCGCGCGCACCTGCCTCGCCGCCGGGTCGCGCCTGATCCTGAACCTCGCTCCCTACCGCGAGGTCGCCGCCGACGTGCTCGCGGCCGCCGACCCGCTCGTGCTCAACGAGATCGAGGCGTCGCAGCTGCTCGGCGAGCCGGTCGCCGGCGTCGATGCCGCCCTGGAGGCCGTCGGCCGGCTCCTCACGGTGTCGCGGTCCGCCGTCATCACGCTCGGAGCGCAGGGCGCCGTCTGGGCAGGATCACGGGACGGCGAGGAGGCCGCGCACGTCCCCGCCCGCGAGACCAGCGACGTGGTCGACACGACCGGAGCCGGCGACGCCTTCGTCGGCGCGCTCGCCTTCGCGCTCGCCAGTTCCGCCGACAGTGCCGAGCCGGGGCAGGAGTCGGGCTCGGCGAGCCTCGGCGACGCCGTGACCCTCGGGACCCGCGCCGGCACGTTCGCGATCCGCGGCGTCGGGGCTCAGTCGTCGTACGCGCGGCCAGCCGACCTCGGGCTCGGCGGCGGCACCGGGGGAGCCCCCTCGAATCCCTGA
- a CDS encoding glycoside hydrolase family 16 protein has translation MPSRRSFLSFFGASAAGAAFFGWRHRWHAPQTGIAAPTPAATASATARPSAVPSAAATVAPVAEPAAEATATATTASLIGSKMPTGTIVSNGTTWTQVYAEDFLTNAPLGGVTRVYPKLNFYASGKDTSGYGTYAPNQVLSVKDSALDFHLHSVNGQHLVASVVPDNYAPHVHARVSIRYRADPITGYKFVGMLWPKSDNWNEGEIDWPEGDLTRHPRPASAIAGTLGQGKGGAPVFLPPTEMFANTDQSQFHVATTEWTSSAVRFYWDGALVAEVTRGIPTTPLRVTLQAETWIAQGAPSNSSDGHIQIDWITIHEAR, from the coding sequence ATGCCCTCTCGCCGTTCTTTCCTGAGCTTCTTCGGAGCAAGCGCCGCCGGCGCCGCCTTCTTCGGCTGGCGACACCGCTGGCACGCACCGCAGACCGGCATCGCAGCACCGACGCCGGCGGCGACCGCGTCCGCCACCGCCCGGCCGAGTGCTGTCCCGTCCGCAGCAGCCACCGTCGCGCCCGTCGCAGAACCTGCGGCGGAGGCCACCGCCACCGCGACGACCGCGTCCCTGATCGGCTCGAAGATGCCGACCGGGACGATCGTAAGCAACGGCACCACCTGGACCCAGGTCTACGCCGAGGACTTCCTGACGAACGCCCCGCTCGGCGGTGTCACCCGGGTCTACCCGAAGCTGAACTTCTACGCCAGCGGCAAGGACACCTCCGGCTACGGCACCTACGCGCCGAATCAGGTGCTCTCGGTGAAGGACTCCGCGCTCGACTTCCACCTGCACAGCGTCAACGGCCAGCACCTCGTCGCCTCCGTCGTCCCCGACAACTACGCGCCGCACGTCCACGCGCGGGTCTCCATCCGCTACCGGGCCGACCCGATCACCGGCTACAAGTTCGTCGGCATGCTCTGGCCCAAGTCCGACAACTGGAACGAGGGCGAGATCGACTGGCCCGAGGGCGACCTGACGCGTCACCCGCGTCCGGCCTCCGCTATCGCCGGCACCCTAGGTCAGGGCAAGGGCGGCGCCCCGGTCTTCCTGCCGCCGACCGAGATGTTCGCGAACACCGATCAGTCGCAGTTCCACGTCGCGACCACGGAGTGGACGTCGTCCGCGGTGCGCTTCTACTGGGACGGCGCTCTCGTCGCCGAAGTGACGAGGGGCATCCCGACGACGCCCCTCCGGGTCACGCTGCAGGCAGAGACCTGGATCGCCCAGGGCGCTCCGTCCAACTCGTCGGACGGTCACATCCAGATCGACTGGATCACCATCCACGAGGCGCGCTGA
- a CDS encoding ATP-binding cassette domain-containing protein yields the protein MPRSPLAFLGGLLALFLLVPIAAFVVRFAVSGDRGFQTPGLAAAFWTSIVTASISTAIIVVLGVPLAYALARSTGGLGRALGILVQLPLALPPVMSGIVLIYVVGPYTWLGELFDGRLTGSLAGIVIAQTFVASPFLVIAARSAFAALDPALDDLAATLGHRPLARFVRVALPAAASGIGAGVLLTWLRALGEYGATVLLAYHPYSLPVFTSVQFQSAGIPGTQAPTALALGIAILAVLLGAARRPSCRRRSAGSRSTSAARAILPAPPRPDTPTPVAFALDARVGAFTLDLSHGAGAHRIAILGPSGSGKSVTLRALAGLLDGARGSVRLGGDDVTAVSAEDRHVGYVAQGGALLPGRTVLQQVRFGVGTDPAVASWWLRTLRLDGLEDRLPSELSGGQRQRVALASALSRQPRVILLDEPFSALDAPVREELRRELRRLQVETGLSTVLVTHDPEEAAMLADEILVIDGGRLLQAGPRRDVFSRPASPAVARLLGIPNLLRGVAVSGEAIETAGARVPAPGHGIAEGEAVLWSVRPERLRVRLRGAGPADGTPAGLPATVVDVAELGTSTSLTVRIGVDAELRAHTTDTVELAVGDAADVSWDPAALSVWTDPSAEHAAP from the coding sequence ATGCCCCGCAGCCCGCTCGCGTTCCTGGGCGGTCTCCTGGCCCTCTTCCTCCTCGTGCCGATCGCTGCGTTCGTCGTGCGCTTCGCCGTCTCCGGAGACCGGGGCTTCCAGACGCCCGGCCTCGCTGCCGCCTTCTGGACCTCGATCGTCACGGCCAGCATCTCGACGGCGATCATCGTGGTCCTCGGGGTGCCGCTCGCCTACGCCCTGGCCCGCTCGACCGGCGGCCTCGGCCGCGCGCTCGGCATCCTCGTGCAGCTGCCGCTCGCTCTGCCGCCGGTCATGAGCGGCATCGTCCTGATCTACGTCGTCGGTCCGTACACCTGGCTGGGCGAGCTCTTCGACGGCCGCCTGACCGGGAGCCTCGCCGGAATCGTCATCGCGCAGACCTTCGTCGCCTCGCCGTTCCTGGTGATCGCGGCGCGGAGTGCGTTCGCCGCCCTCGATCCTGCGCTCGACGATCTCGCCGCGACCCTCGGGCACCGGCCGCTTGCGCGCTTCGTCCGCGTGGCCCTGCCCGCCGCCGCGTCGGGAATCGGCGCCGGCGTGCTGCTCACCTGGCTGCGTGCGCTCGGCGAGTACGGCGCGACCGTGCTGCTGGCGTACCACCCGTACTCGCTGCCGGTGTTCACGAGCGTGCAGTTCCAGTCGGCGGGCATCCCCGGCACGCAGGCGCCGACCGCTCTTGCGCTGGGGATCGCGATCCTGGCCGTGCTCCTGGGGGCCGCCCGGCGTCCTTCCTGCAGGCGACGCAGCGCAGGATCCCGGAGCACCAGCGCCGCCCGCGCGATCCTGCCGGCCCCGCCCCGCCCGGACACCCCCACGCCCGTCGCCTTCGCGCTGGACGCCCGCGTCGGCGCCTTCACGCTCGACCTCTCCCACGGGGCCGGCGCGCACCGGATCGCGATCCTCGGGCCGTCGGGCTCCGGCAAGTCGGTGACGCTCAGAGCGCTCGCGGGCCTCCTCGACGGCGCTCGGGGATCCGTGCGGCTGGGCGGCGACGACGTGACGGCCGTCTCCGCCGAGGACCGCCACGTCGGCTACGTGGCCCAGGGCGGGGCCCTGCTGCCGGGACGGACGGTGCTTCAGCAGGTGCGGTTCGGGGTGGGCACCGATCCTGCCGTCGCCTCCTGGTGGCTCAGGACGCTCCGCCTCGACGGCCTCGAGGACCGCCTGCCGTCGGAGCTCTCCGGCGGTCAGCGGCAGCGGGTCGCCCTCGCGTCCGCACTCAGTCGGCAACCGCGCGTGATCCTGCTCGACGAGCCGTTCTCGGCCCTCGATGCTCCGGTGCGGGAGGAGCTCCGCCGCGAGCTGCGGCGGCTCCAGGTCGAGACCGGGCTGTCGACGGTGCTGGTCACCCACGACCCGGAGGAGGCCGCGATGCTCGCCGACGAGATCCTCGTCATCGATGGCGGACGGCTGCTCCAGGCGGGCCCGCGGCGAGACGTCTTCTCGCGTCCGGCCTCGCCGGCGGTCGCGCGGCTGCTCGGGATCCCGAACCTGCTGCGGGGCGTGGCCGTGTCGGGGGAGGCGATCGAGACCGCCGGCGCCCGAGTGCCCGCGCCCGGCCACGGCATCGCCGAGGGCGAGGCCGTGCTCTGGAGTGTGCGGCCCGAGCGGCTCCGGGTGCGGCTCCGTGGCGCGGGCCCTGCCGACGGCACACCGGCGGGACTGCCCGCGACGGTCGTCGACGTGGCCGAGCTCGGGACGTCGACGAGCCTCACCGTGCGGATCGGCGTCGACGCGGAGCTCCGCGCACACACCACCGACACCGTCGAGCTCGCGGTCGGTGATGCGGCGGACGTGTCCTGGGATCCTGCCGCTCTCTCGGTCTGGACCGACCCGTCGGCGGAGCACGCCGCACCGTGA